Within the Syntrophales bacterium genome, the region GTAGTGGAAATGGACATGCCCTTAAGATAGTTCCCCTTACTTGATGCCGGTTTCAACTTAATAATCGCCTCCACAAGGGCAACGATATTTTCCCGTAGCTTATCCGCTCCAAAGGAAACCTTCCCTACAGGACAGTGCACAATTCCTGCCTTTTCCACCCGGAACTCGATCTTGCCAGCCTTGAGTTCTTTGACAACCTTTTCTACATCGAAGGTAACCGTACCAACCTTTGGATTTGGCATCAAACCCCTGGGACCTAATATCTTACCTAATTTCCCCACGCTACCCATCATATCCGGGGTGGCGACCGCCCTGTCAAATTCAAGCCATCCACCCCTGATCTTTTCAATAAGGTCGTCAGAACCAACCACATCGGCCCCCGCCTCAAGGGCCTCCTTTTCCTTATCCCCCTTAGCAAAAACCAGCACTCTGACCGATTTACCCAGACCGTTGGGCAAAACCACACTACCCCTGACCATCTGGTCGGCATGCTGGGGGTTTACACCCAGCCGGATTGCCGTCTCAACGGTTTCATCAAATTTTGCCCTCGCCGTACTGACGACCAACTCCACCGCCTCCTTTAGGGAATAACGTTTCCCCCGTTCAATCTTTTCCTCCGCTTTTAAAAAAGTCTTGCCTCTACGCATGATAAGACCTCAAACTAAAATTATTCCACTATTTCAATTCCCATGGATTTTGCCGTTCCCTCCACGATTTTTATAGCGCCCTCTATATCAACAGCATTCAGGTCGTTGTACTTCAACTCAGCAATTTCCTTGATCTGTTTCTTCGTTACCGTTCCCACCTTCTCTCTTTTAGGATCGCCGGAACCTTTGGCGATTTTGGCTGCCTGCTTGAGGAGCACTGAAGCCGGTGACGTCCTGATAACAAAGGTAAATGATCGGTCAGCGTACACGGTTATAACAACGGGGATAACTGTTCCTTCCTGCTTTTGTGTCATGGCATTGTATGCTTTACAGAACTCCATGATGTTGACCCCATGTTGGCCCAAGGCCGGGCCGATAGGTGGCGACGGAGTTGCTTTACCTGCGCTGATCTGAAGTTTTATGTTTGCAATAACCTTTTTTGCCATGATGATCTCCTTCTCTGCACGCGGTCAAAGGCTTTAATTTTTAAAAGCCCGGAGGCGGTGTTAGAGCTCAACAAGTAAATATTGTGGCTTAAACTCGAAATCTATTGGCCTCAAGTCCCTTTTACCTGCTTTTCTCAACTCTGAACAACCTGTATAAAATCCAACTCCACTGGTGTTGGTCTCGCAAAAATACTGACAATAACCCTTAACTTCCCTTTTTCAGCCTTAACCTCGTCGATGACTCCATCAAAGTTTATAAATGGGCCGTCTATTATCCTCACGTGGTCGCCAACTTCAAACTTGAATTTAGGTTTGGGTTTTAAGGTGCCTTCCTCGATTCTGGTCTTAAGTATCTCCACGTCTTTGTCTGGTATCGGAGATGGTTTATCCTTACTCCCGATGAAACCGGTTACTTTGGGGGTATTCTTGACGATATGCCATGTATCGTCATTCATTTCCATCTTGACGAGGATATAGCCGGGAAAGAACTTTCTCTTGGATGTCTTCTTTTCGCCAGAAACCAGTTCTACGATATCTTCCTCCGGTATCAGAATATCCGAAAAGTACGCCTGCATACCCGCTGCTTCTATCCTTTCCTGCAGAGAGAGCTTAACTCTATTTTCAAACCCGGAATATGTGTGTACGACGTACCACTTGAAAGCCATGTATTTATTTAACCCAGAACCCTTTTGATTATTTTGGTCAGGCCAAAATCAACAATACCGAGAA harbors:
- the nusG gene encoding transcription termination/antitermination protein NusG produces the protein MAFKWYVVHTYSGFENRVKLSLQERIEAAGMQAYFSDILIPEEDIVELVSGEKKTSKRKFFPGYILVKMEMNDDTWHIVKNTPKVTGFIGSKDKPSPIPDKDVEILKTRIEEGTLKPKPKFKFEVGDHVRIIDGPFINFDGVIDEVKAEKGKLRVIVSIFARPTPVELDFIQVVQS
- the rplK gene encoding 50S ribosomal protein L11; this encodes MAKKVIANIKLQISAGKATPSPPIGPALGQHGVNIMEFCKAYNAMTQKQEGTVIPVVITVYADRSFTFVIRTSPASVLLKQAAKIAKGSGDPKREKVGTVTKKQIKEIAELKYNDLNAVDIEGAIKIVEGTAKSMGIEIVE
- the rplA gene encoding 50S ribosomal protein L1; translation: MRRGKTFLKAEEKIERGKRYSLKEAVELVVSTARAKFDETVETAIRLGVNPQHADQMVRGSVVLPNGLGKSVRVLVFAKGDKEKEALEAGADVVGSDDLIEKIRGGWLEFDRAVATPDMMGSVGKLGKILGPRGLMPNPKVGTVTFDVEKVVKELKAGKIEFRVEKAGIVHCPVGKVSFGADKLRENIVALVEAIIKLKPASSKGNYLKGMSISTTMGPGIKVDPLGIKNV